The following are from one region of the Klebsiella aerogenes genome:
- a CDS encoding PTS system mannose/fructose/sorbose family transporter subunit IID codes for MEDRTLTRKDLRRCWRAWMMHNLSSMSFERLESFGFCLSMLPVAKKLYPDATQRTEMLRRHASFYNTEPQIGAIVNGMALGLEEKKANGEPIDGETINTLKVGLMGPIAGIGDSMIPGMLIPILLSIGMALAAGGNILGPLFYTVAWLAIILPGSWFLFLKGYKMGSGSVEMLVSSKSTRLREALSLLGVFVMGGVAASYVKLGTGLEFITQDGVNIHVQQMLDGIFPQLLPLVVVLGTWYLMAKRGVSPVKAMVLLLVLAALGVASGLFAG; via the coding sequence ATGGAAGACCGCACTCTTACCCGTAAAGATCTGCGCCGCTGCTGGCGGGCGTGGATGATGCATAATTTGTCGTCAATGAGCTTTGAGCGCCTTGAGTCCTTCGGCTTTTGCCTGAGCATGCTGCCGGTGGCGAAAAAACTCTACCCGGATGCCACCCAGCGTACCGAGATGCTGCGTCGCCACGCTTCGTTCTATAATACGGAGCCGCAGATCGGCGCGATCGTTAACGGTATGGCACTGGGACTGGAAGAGAAAAAGGCCAACGGCGAACCAATCGACGGCGAGACGATCAACACCCTTAAGGTGGGTCTGATGGGGCCGATTGCCGGGATCGGGGATTCGATGATCCCTGGAATGTTGATCCCTATTCTGCTCAGTATCGGCATGGCGCTAGCGGCGGGCGGTAATATTCTTGGGCCGCTGTTTTACACCGTCGCCTGGCTGGCGATTATCCTGCCCGGTTCGTGGTTCCTGTTTCTCAAAGGTTACAAGATGGGCTCCGGCTCGGTGGAGATGCTGGTCAGCAGCAAATCAACCCGCCTGCGCGAAGCCTTGTCGCTATTAGGTGTTTTTGTGATGGGCGGCGTGGCGGCCAGCTACGTTAAGCTGGGTACCGGGCTGGAATTTATCACCCAGGATGGCGTCAATATCCACGTTCAGCAGATGCTGGACGGCATCTTCCCGCAGCTGCTGCCGCTGGTGGTGGTGTTAGGGACCTGGTATTTAATGGCGAAGCGCGGCGTTTCACCGGTGAAAGCGATGGTACTGCTGCTGGTGCTGGCAGCGCTTGGCGTCGCCAGCGGCCTGTTTGCCGGTTAA
- a CDS encoding glucose-6-phosphate isomerase family protein: MVDSARRYGLDMAIHHQPLGFSYGEDVTGPMPEIRRLDQIRASLRDPNCDGPQDVYAIAMDVARMQDRDELQKRMLLFGVVTYTAGRLGEEPIRSQGHIHRVSQHSGWSPPELYEIWQGSAIIYMQEYVEDDPGRCFAVIAGPGEKVLVPPGWGHATISANPEVPLTFGAWCDREYGFEYEAVRAHKGLAWYPLLQDKHVVWQHNPRYVPGRLQAVTPREYTEFGITSAPIYQQFIDDPARFQFISRPDKTAELWRNFHP; the protein is encoded by the coding sequence ATGGTTGACTCAGCCCGCCGTTACGGCCTGGATATGGCGATTCATCATCAGCCGCTGGGTTTTAGCTATGGCGAAGATGTCACCGGGCCGATGCCGGAGATCCGCCGCCTCGATCAGATTCGCGCATCGCTGCGTGACCCGAATTGCGACGGGCCGCAGGACGTTTACGCTATCGCTATGGATGTGGCGCGCATGCAGGATCGCGACGAGCTGCAAAAGCGGATGCTTTTGTTCGGCGTGGTGACCTATACCGCCGGACGCTTGGGTGAAGAGCCGATTCGCAGCCAGGGGCATATTCATCGCGTCAGCCAGCATAGCGGCTGGTCGCCGCCGGAGCTATATGAAATCTGGCAGGGCAGCGCGATTATCTATATGCAGGAGTACGTTGAGGACGATCCGGGCCGCTGCTTTGCGGTGATTGCTGGGCCAGGAGAAAAAGTACTGGTCCCGCCGGGATGGGGGCATGCCACAATATCAGCTAACCCGGAAGTGCCGCTTACCTTTGGCGCCTGGTGTGACCGTGAATATGGTTTTGAATATGAGGCCGTACGGGCGCATAAGGGGCTGGCGTGGTATCCGCTATTGCAGGATAAGCATGTGGTCTGGCAGCACAATCCGCGCTACGTTCCGGGACGTTTACAGGCGGTCACCCCTCGGGAGTACACCGAGTTTGGTATAACCTCCGCCCCGATTTATCAGCAGTTTATTGACGATCCGGCACGCTTTCAGTTTATCTCCCGCCCGGATAAAACGGCGGAGCTGTGGCGCAACTTCCATCCATAA
- a CDS encoding glucose-6-phosphate isomerase family protein: MNPVFIQPPQVAWASGALSDGPLLRKSTRIGDLAGVFVDELARQAMPGDLSVYDVEMLATSPAEGELYTGVTHLYPGKVGHEFFMTRGHFHHRREQGEVYFGLRGSGLLLLQNEQGEARLEKVFAGSVHIIPGFTAHRLVNTGDEVLSALAVWPAVAGHDYAALADGFALRVIEENQTFQAKEVQNG; encoded by the coding sequence ATGAACCCTGTTTTTATCCAGCCACCGCAGGTGGCATGGGCCAGCGGAGCATTATCCGACGGCCCGCTATTACGTAAATCAACGCGAATCGGAGATCTTGCTGGGGTTTTTGTTGATGAACTCGCCCGGCAGGCAATGCCCGGCGATCTCAGCGTTTATGATGTTGAAATGCTAGCCACTTCACCGGCAGAGGGAGAACTCTACACCGGTGTAACTCACCTTTATCCCGGCAAAGTCGGCCATGAATTTTTTATGACCCGCGGCCATTTCCATCACCGTCGCGAGCAGGGCGAAGTCTATTTCGGCCTGCGCGGAAGCGGCTTGCTGTTATTGCAAAATGAGCAAGGTGAGGCACGACTGGAAAAGGTCTTTGCCGGTTCGGTCCATATCATTCCTGGTTTTACCGCTCACCGGCTTGTCAATACCGGTGACGAGGTGCTTTCCGCGCTGGCGGTTTGGCCCGCCGTCGCCGGGCATGATTATGCCGCGCTGGCAGACGGCTTTGCGCTGCGGGTGATTGAGGAAAATCAGACCTTTCAGGCAAAGGAGGTGCAGAATGGTTGA
- a CDS encoding alanyl-tRNA editing protein, whose protein sequence is MTERLYYTSDATEGRAQVVGCTAEADGRYAIELDRTLFHPQGGGQPSDGGWIAGQAVMAVAARGDSVLHIVSQPLPLGEVEMRIDAPARQLHARLHSAGHLLGLAGEQFGWRPVKAHHWPGEGRITFTAGAGAVLPEASALLAQVAAWQRQDLPRRVTFADGLRTVGFGELPAYPCGGTHVASLSELGKVMVTQVKMKKGQMIVNYALE, encoded by the coding sequence ATGACTGAACGTCTTTATTACACCAGCGACGCCACTGAAGGGCGCGCGCAGGTTGTTGGCTGCACCGCCGAAGCCGATGGCCGTTACGCTATTGAACTGGACCGCACCCTGTTTCATCCGCAAGGCGGTGGCCAACCGTCCGATGGCGGCTGGATTGCCGGTCAGGCGGTGATGGCGGTCGCCGCACGCGGCGATAGCGTACTGCATATCGTCTCACAGCCGCTGCCGTTGGGCGAGGTGGAGATGCGAATTGATGCACCTGCGCGGCAGTTGCATGCCCGCCTGCATTCCGCTGGCCACCTGTTGGGTCTGGCGGGCGAGCAGTTTGGCTGGCGGCCGGTGAAAGCGCATCACTGGCCGGGAGAAGGACGGATTACTTTTACCGCCGGGGCCGGCGCGGTGTTGCCGGAAGCCAGCGCCCTGCTGGCGCAGGTTGCGGCGTGGCAGAGGCAGGATTTACCGCGCCGCGTGACCTTCGCCGACGGTTTGCGCACGGTGGGGTTTGGCGAGCTGCCGGCTTATCCCTGCGGCGGCACCCACGTTGCCAGCCTTTCTGAGCTAGGAAAAGTGATGGTGACTCAGGTGAAGATGAAGAAGGGCCAGATGATCGTAAACTACGCTCTGGAGTGA
- a CDS encoding LysR family transcriptional regulator, producing the protein MNLNLLPDLALFVQIVEQGSFSAVARQNGLTPSAVSRSVSRLEQEMGCKLLHRTTRKLRLSDAGKTVYEHALEMLEAARQAMDSAGSTQAVAQGKLTLSVPKAVGRFVIHPLMMEFFSRYPQVDVCLRLEDRDLDFIDDGIDLALRITHTPSPGLHGKPLMPVTHVICATEEYLQRHGMPHTPQDLRAHSCISLGETPADARWKFRREGKTETIQTHGRYAANHTAVRLDAVKQHLGIGSLPLFTAREALARGEIVQVLAEWEFISSYSGNLWLLWAGHKHMPARMRAMIDYLNEKVPALLPTMAPER; encoded by the coding sequence ATGAACCTGAACCTCCTGCCGGACCTCGCCCTCTTCGTACAGATCGTCGAACAAGGAAGCTTTTCCGCCGTCGCCCGCCAGAACGGACTCACTCCTTCCGCCGTCAGCCGCAGTGTCTCGCGACTGGAACAGGAAATGGGTTGCAAACTACTGCATCGCACTACCCGCAAGCTTCGCCTGAGCGATGCCGGAAAAACGGTGTATGAACATGCGCTGGAGATGCTGGAGGCGGCGCGGCAGGCGATGGACTCCGCCGGCAGCACCCAGGCGGTGGCGCAGGGTAAGCTGACCCTGAGCGTGCCAAAAGCCGTCGGGCGCTTTGTGATCCATCCGCTGATGATGGAGTTTTTCAGCCGTTATCCGCAGGTGGACGTCTGCCTGCGGCTGGAAGATCGCGATCTCGACTTTATCGACGACGGCATTGATTTAGCGCTGCGCATCACCCATACCCCCTCCCCCGGTCTGCACGGCAAACCGCTGATGCCGGTCACCCATGTTATCTGCGCCACCGAGGAATATTTACAGCGCCATGGCATGCCGCACACACCACAGGATCTGCGCGCGCATAGTTGCATCAGCCTTGGCGAAACGCCCGCCGACGCGCGCTGGAAATTCCGTCGCGAGGGCAAAACCGAAACCATCCAAACACACGGGCGTTACGCCGCCAACCATACCGCCGTTCGCCTTGATGCCGTTAAGCAACACCTGGGTATCGGCAGCCTGCCGTTGTTTACCGCCCGTGAGGCGCTGGCGCGCGGTGAAATCGTGCAGGTGTTAGCAGAGTGGGAGTTTATCAGCAGCTACTCCGGCAACCTGTGGCTGCTGTGGGCGGGCCATAAGCATATGCCCGCCAGAATGCGGGCGATGATTGATTATCTTAACGAGAAGGTGCCGGCGCTGCTACCGACTATGGCGCCAGAGCGATAA
- the rihC gene encoding ribonucleoside hydrolase RihC: MRLPIILDTDPGIDDAAAIAAALFSPQLDLQLMTTVAGNVSVEKTTRNALQLLHFWNADVPLAQGASMPLVRPLRDAASVHGESGMEGYHFVEHNRQPLAKPAFQAIRDALMHAPEPVTLVAIGPLTNIALLLTQYPECQFNIRRLVLMGGSAGRGNFTPNAEFNIAIDPEAAAKVFQSGLDIVMCGLDVTNKAMLAADYLATLPTLNQTGKMLHALFSHYRSGSMASGLRMHDLCAIAWLARPELFTLKSCFVAVETQGTWTSGATVVDIEGRLGQPANAQVALDLDVEGFQRWAAEVIALAP, from the coding sequence ATGCGCTTACCGATTATTCTCGACACCGATCCGGGTATTGACGATGCCGCGGCGATTGCCGCCGCGCTTTTCTCACCGCAGCTGGATTTGCAATTGATGACCACGGTGGCAGGCAATGTCTCGGTGGAGAAGACCACCCGCAACGCGCTGCAGCTGCTGCATTTCTGGAATGCCGATGTACCACTGGCGCAGGGGGCGTCGATGCCGCTGGTGCGCCCGCTGCGCGATGCCGCCTCGGTGCACGGTGAATCCGGCATGGAAGGCTATCATTTTGTCGAACATAACCGCCAGCCGCTGGCGAAACCGGCCTTTCAGGCGATTCGCGATGCGCTGATGCATGCGCCGGAGCCGGTCACGCTGGTGGCGATCGGCCCGTTGACCAACATTGCCCTGCTGCTGACGCAGTATCCGGAGTGCCAATTCAATATTCGTCGGCTGGTGCTGATGGGCGGCTCTGCCGGGCGCGGCAACTTTACCCCTAACGCCGAATTCAATATCGCCATTGATCCGGAGGCCGCCGCCAAAGTCTTCCAGAGCGGGCTGGATATCGTGATGTGTGGGTTGGATGTCACCAACAAGGCGATGCTGGCAGCGGACTACCTCGCGACCCTGCCGACGCTGAACCAGACCGGCAAAATGCTCCATGCGCTGTTTAGCCACTATCGTAGCGGCAGCATGGCCAGTGGCCTGAGAATGCACGATTTATGCGCCATCGCCTGGTTAGCGCGACCGGAGCTGTTTACGCTCAAATCGTGCTTTGTGGCGGTAGAAACACAGGGGACCTGGACTTCCGGCGCCACCGTTGTGGATATCGAAGGGCGTCTGGGGCAACCGGCGAATGCGCAGGTGGCGTTAGATCTGGATGTCGAAGGCTTCCAGCGTTGGGCGGCGGAGGTTATCGCTCTGGCGCCATAG
- the ispH gene encoding 4-hydroxy-3-methylbut-2-enyl diphosphate reductase has protein sequence MQILLANPRGFCAGVDRAISIVENALTLYGAPIYVRHEVVHNRYVVDSLRQRGAIFIEQISEVPDGAILIFSAHGVSQAVRNEAKSRDLTVFDATCPLVTKVHMEVARASRRGEESILIGHAGHPEVEGTMGQYNNPEGGMYLVESPEDVLTLEVKNDARLSFMTQTTLSVDDTSDVIDALRERFPKIVGPRKDDICYATTNRQEAVRALAEQADVVLVVGSKNSSNSNRLAELAQRMGKAAYLIDDATDIQEQWVKSAGCVGVTAGASAPDILVQNVIARLQELGGGEAVPLEGREENIVFEVPKELRVDVREVE, from the coding sequence ATGCAGATCCTGTTGGCTAACCCGCGCGGTTTTTGCGCTGGCGTTGACCGCGCTATCAGCATTGTAGAGAACGCGCTGACGCTGTATGGCGCGCCGATCTACGTACGTCACGAAGTTGTCCATAACCGCTATGTCGTCGATAGCCTGCGCCAGCGAGGCGCGATTTTTATCGAGCAGATTAGCGAAGTGCCGGACGGCGCGATCCTGATTTTTTCCGCGCACGGCGTTTCACAGGCGGTGCGTAATGAAGCGAAGAGCCGCGATCTGACGGTCTTCGATGCCACCTGTCCGCTGGTGACCAAAGTCCATATGGAAGTCGCCCGCGCCAGCCGCCGTGGCGAAGAGTCGATTCTGATCGGCCACGCCGGGCACCCGGAAGTCGAAGGTACCATGGGCCAGTACAACAACCCGGAAGGGGGGATGTACCTGGTCGAGTCGCCGGAAGATGTGCTGACGCTGGAAGTCAAAAACGATGCCCGCCTGTCGTTTATGACCCAGACCACGCTCTCCGTCGATGATACTTCCGACGTCATCGATGCGCTGCGCGAGCGCTTCCCGAAAATCGTCGGTCCGCGTAAAGACGATATTTGCTACGCCACCACCAATCGTCAGGAAGCGGTGCGTGCGCTGGCCGAGCAGGCCGACGTGGTGTTGGTGGTTGGTTCGAAAAACTCCTCTAACTCCAACCGCCTGGCTGAACTGGCTCAGCGGATGGGGAAAGCGGCCTATCTTATCGACGATGCGACCGATATCCAGGAGCAGTGGGTTAAATCCGCAGGTTGCGTCGGCGTCACTGCGGGCGCCTCAGCGCCGGATATTCTGGTGCAGAACGTGATTGCCCGCCTGCAGGAATTGGGTGGCGGCGAGGCGGTACCGCTGGAAGGCCGTGAAGAGAATATCGTTTTTGAAGTGCCGAAAGAGCTGCGTGTGGATGTCCGTGAAGTAGAGTAA
- the fkpB gene encoding FKBP-type peptidyl-prolyl cis-trans isomerase, whose protein sequence is MSNSVQSNSAVLVHFTLKLDDGSTAESTRGNGKPALFRLGDASLSEGLEQHLLGLKAGDKTTFSLEPDAAFGVPTPDLIQYFSRREFIDAGEPEIGAIMLFTAMDGSEMPGVIREVNGDSITVDFNHPLAGRTVHFDIEVLEIDPALEG, encoded by the coding sequence ATGTCTAACTCTGTACAGAGCAACAGCGCGGTGCTGGTGCACTTCACGTTGAAACTGGATGATGGTTCCACCGCCGAGTCCACACGCGGCAACGGTAAACCGGCGCTGTTTCGTCTTGGCGATGCGTCGCTTTCTGAAGGTCTTGAGCAGCATCTCCTGGGGCTGAAAGCGGGTGATAAAACCACGTTCTCGCTGGAGCCTGACGCCGCGTTCGGCGTGCCGACCCCTGACCTGATCCAGTATTTTTCTCGTCGCGAGTTTATCGACGCCGGCGAGCCGGAAATTGGCGCAATTATGCTCTTTACCGCAATGGATGGCAGCGAAATGCCTGGCGTGATCCGCGAAGTGAACGGCGATTCCATCACCGTTGACTTCAATCATCCGCTGGCCGGGCGCACCGTTCATTTTGATATTGAAGTGCTGGAAATCGATCCGGCGCTGGAGGGGTAA
- the lspA gene encoding signal peptidase II, with protein sequence MSKSICSTGLRWLWVVVAVLIIDLGSKFLILQNFALGETVSLFPSLNLHYARNYGAAFSFLADSGGWQRWFFAGIAVGICVVLTVLMYRSKATQKLNNIAYALIIGGALGNLFDRLWHGFVVDMIDFYVGDWHFATFNLADSAICIGAALIVLEGFLPKPTAKEQA encoded by the coding sequence ATGAGTAAATCGATTTGTTCAACGGGGCTACGCTGGCTGTGGGTCGTCGTAGCCGTGCTGATTATCGATCTGGGCAGTAAATTCCTGATCCTCCAGAACTTCGCTCTGGGGGAAACGGTATCGCTGTTCCCGTCGCTTAATCTGCATTATGCGCGCAACTATGGCGCGGCCTTTAGCTTCCTCGCCGACAGCGGCGGCTGGCAGCGCTGGTTCTTCGCCGGTATTGCCGTGGGCATCTGTGTGGTGCTGACGGTGCTGATGTACCGTTCGAAGGCGACGCAAAAGCTGAACAACATTGCCTACGCGCTGATTATTGGCGGCGCGCTGGGTAACTTGTTCGACCGCCTGTGGCATGGCTTCGTGGTCGATATGATCGACTTCTACGTCGGCGACTGGCATTTCGCCACCTTCAACCTTGCCGATAGCGCTATCTGCATCGGTGCGGCGCTGATCGTGCTGGAAGGCTTCTTGCCGAAACCGACCGCGAAAGAGCAGGCGTAA
- the ileS gene encoding isoleucine--tRNA ligase — protein sequence MSDYKSTLNLPETGFPMRGDLAKREPGMLARWTDDDLYGIIRAAKKGKKTFILHDGPPYANGSIHIGHSVNKILKDIIVKSKGLTGYDSPYVPGWDCHGLPIELKVEQQYGKPGEKFTAAEFRAKCREYASEQIDGQRKDFIRLGVLGDWSRPYLTMDFKTEANIIRALGKIIGNGHLHKGAKPVHWCVDCRSALAEAEVEYYDKTSPSIDVAFHAVDKAAVLAKFGVADVNGPVSLVIWTTTPWTLPANRAISLSAEFDYALVQADGQVLILAKDLVESVMKRIGVADYTILAAVQGAELELMRFKHPFLDFDVPAILGDHVTLDAGTGAVHTAGGHGPDDYTISQKYGLEIANPVGPDGSYLPGTYPSLDGINVFKANDIIVDMLRTSGALLHVEKLQHSYPCCWRHKSPIIFRATPQWFVSMDQKGLRAQSLSEIKGVQWIPDWGQARIESMVANRPDWCISRQRTWGVPMSLFVHKETHELHPRTLELMEEVAKRVEVDGIQAWWDLDSRDILGDDADSYEKVPDTLDVWFDSGSTHSSVVDVRPEFAGHAADMYLEGSDQHRGWFMSSLMISTAMKGKAPYRQVLTHGFTVDGQGRKMSKSIGNTVSPQDVMNKLGADILRLWVASTDYTGEMAVSDEILKRAADSYRRIRNTARFLLANLNGFDPVKDMVKPEEMVVLDRWAVGCAQAAQEDILKAYESYDFHEVVQRLMRFCSIEMGSFYLDIIKDRQYTAKADSVARRSCQTALFHIVEALVRWMAPIMSFTADEIWGYLPGEREKYVFTGEWYEGLFGLADDEAMNDGFWDELLKVRGEVNKVIEQARADKKVGGSLEAAVTLYADAQLAAKLNALGEELRFVLLTSGANVADYAQAPSDAWQSDLLKGLKVVLSKAEGEKCPRCWHYTSDVGKVAEHADICGRCVSNVAGDGEQRKFA from the coding sequence ATGAGTGACTATAAATCCACCCTGAATTTGCCGGAAACAGGGTTCCCGATGCGTGGCGATCTCGCCAAACGCGAACCGGGAATGCTGGCGCGTTGGACCGATGATGACCTGTACGGCATCATCCGTGCGGCGAAAAAAGGCAAAAAAACCTTCATTCTGCATGATGGCCCTCCTTATGCGAATGGCAGCATTCATATTGGTCACTCGGTTAACAAGATTCTGAAAGACATTATCGTTAAGTCCAAAGGACTGACGGGCTATGACTCGCCTTACGTTCCGGGTTGGGACTGCCATGGTCTGCCGATCGAACTGAAAGTCGAGCAGCAGTATGGCAAACCGGGTGAGAAATTCACCGCCGCTGAATTCCGCGCCAAGTGCCGCGAATATGCCTCTGAGCAGATCGACGGTCAGCGTAAAGACTTTATCCGCCTGGGCGTACTGGGCGATTGGTCGCGTCCGTACCTGACCATGGACTTCAAAACCGAAGCCAACATCATCCGCGCGCTGGGTAAAATCATCGGCAACGGCCACCTGCACAAAGGCGCCAAGCCGGTGCACTGGTGTGTAGATTGCCGTTCCGCGCTGGCGGAAGCGGAAGTGGAGTATTACGACAAAACGTCTCCGTCTATCGACGTGGCCTTCCACGCGGTAGACAAAGCGGCCGTGCTGGCGAAATTCGGCGTAGCCGACGTCAATGGCCCGGTTTCGCTGGTTATCTGGACCACCACTCCGTGGACCCTGCCGGCTAACCGCGCTATCTCCCTGTCCGCGGAGTTCGACTACGCGCTGGTGCAGGCTGACGGTCAGGTTCTGATCCTGGCGAAAGATCTGGTTGAAAGCGTTATGAAACGTATCGGCGTCGCGGATTACACCATCCTGGCGGCGGTGCAAGGCGCTGAACTTGAGCTGATGCGCTTCAAGCATCCGTTCCTCGACTTCGACGTGCCGGCGATCCTTGGCGATCACGTGACGCTGGATGCCGGTACCGGTGCGGTGCATACCGCCGGTGGCCACGGCCCGGACGACTACACCATCAGCCAGAAATACGGTCTGGAAATCGCCAACCCGGTTGGCCCGGACGGTTCTTACCTGCCTGGTACTTACCCGTCTCTGGACGGTATCAATGTCTTCAAAGCCAACGACATCATTGTTGACATGCTGCGCACCAGCGGCGCGCTGCTGCACGTCGAAAAACTGCAGCACAGCTATCCGTGCTGCTGGCGCCACAAGTCGCCGATCATCTTCCGCGCTACCCCGCAGTGGTTCGTGAGCATGGATCAGAAAGGCCTGCGCGCGCAGTCGCTTTCCGAGATCAAAGGCGTGCAGTGGATCCCGGACTGGGGCCAGGCGCGTATCGAATCGATGGTTGCGAACCGCCCTGACTGGTGTATCTCCCGTCAGCGTACCTGGGGCGTGCCGATGTCGCTGTTCGTGCACAAAGAAACCCACGAACTGCACCCGCGCACCCTGGAACTGATGGAAGAAGTCGCTAAGCGCGTTGAAGTTGACGGCATCCAGGCGTGGTGGGATCTCGATTCCCGCGACATCCTCGGCGATGACGCTGACAGCTACGAGAAAGTGCCGGATACCCTTGACGTCTGGTTTGACTCCGGGTCTACCCACTCCTCGGTGGTTGACGTGCGTCCGGAATTCGCCGGTCACGCTGCGGATATGTATCTGGAAGGCTCCGATCAGCATCGCGGCTGGTTCATGTCTTCGCTGATGATCTCGACGGCGATGAAAGGCAAAGCGCCGTACCGCCAGGTGCTGACCCACGGTTTCACCGTTGATGGTCAGGGCCGCAAAATGTCCAAGTCTATCGGTAACACTGTTAGCCCACAGGACGTGATGAACAAGCTGGGTGCCGACATTCTGCGTCTGTGGGTGGCATCCACCGATTACACCGGCGAAATGGCGGTCTCTGATGAGATCCTCAAACGCGCCGCGGACAGCTATCGTCGTATCCGTAACACCGCGCGCTTCCTGCTGGCGAACCTTAATGGTTTCGACCCGGTCAAAGACATGGTGAAACCGGAAGAGATGGTGGTGCTGGATCGCTGGGCGGTCGGCTGCGCGCAGGCGGCTCAGGAAGATATCCTGAAAGCCTACGAATCCTACGACTTCCACGAAGTGGTGCAGCGCCTGATGCGCTTCTGCTCCATCGAAATGGGCTCGTTCTATCTCGACATCATCAAAGACCGCCAGTACACCGCGAAAGCGGACAGCGTGGCGCGTCGTAGCTGCCAGACCGCGTTGTTCCACATCGTGGAAGCGCTGGTGCGCTGGATGGCGCCGATCATGTCCTTCACCGCGGACGAAATCTGGGGTTACCTGCCAGGCGAGCGTGAGAAATATGTCTTCACCGGCGAGTGGTATGAAGGTCTGTTCGGCCTGGCCGACGACGAAGCGATGAACGATGGCTTCTGGGACGAGCTGCTGAAAGTGCGTGGCGAAGTCAACAAGGTGATCGAACAGGCGCGTGCGGATAAGAAAGTCGGCGGTTCTCTGGAAGCGGCGGTGACGCTGTATGCCGATGCTCAACTGGCGGCTAAGCTCAACGCGCTGGGTGAAGAATTACGATTTGTCCTGTTGACCTCCGGCGCCAACGTTGCCGATTATGCGCAGGCGCCGTCTGATGCCTGGCAGAGCGATCTGCTGAAAGGGCTGAAAGTGGTCCTGAGTAAAGCCGAGGGCGAGAAATGCCCACGCTGCTGGCATTACACCAGCGATGTCGGCAAGGTAGCGGAACACGCAGATATCTGCGGTCGCTGTGTTAGCAACGTCGCCGGTGACGGCGAACAACGTAAATTCGCCTGA
- the ribF gene encoding bifunctional riboflavin kinase/FAD synthetase, which produces MKLIRGIHNLSQAPHGCVLTIGNFDGVHRGHQALLQRLRAEGRQRGLPVVVMIFEPQPLELFAADKAPARITRLREKLGYLAESGVDYVLCVRFDRRFAALTAQDFISELLVRRLGVQFLAVGDDFRFGAGRQGDFLLLQKAGAEYGFDVTSTQTFCEGGVRISSTAVRQALADDDLAQAENLLGHPFTISGRVVHGDELGRTIGFPTANLPLRRQVSPVKGVFAVEVTGLGDMPLPGVANIGTRPTVSGVRQQLEVHLLDVVMDLYGRHIDVILRKKIRNEQRFASLDELKAQIARDELTAREFFGLTR; this is translated from the coding sequence ATGAAGCTGATACGCGGCATACATAATCTCAGTCAGGCCCCGCACGGGTGCGTGCTGACCATTGGCAATTTCGACGGCGTGCATCGCGGGCATCAGGCTCTGCTGCAGCGCCTGCGCGCAGAGGGCCGCCAACGCGGTCTGCCGGTTGTGGTGATGATTTTCGAGCCGCAACCTCTGGAGCTGTTTGCCGCCGATAAAGCGCCGGCGCGAATAACACGGCTGCGCGAAAAGCTGGGTTACCTGGCGGAAAGCGGCGTCGACTACGTGCTGTGCGTGCGTTTCGATCGGCGCTTCGCGGCGCTGACCGCGCAAGATTTTATTAGCGAGCTGCTGGTGCGCCGCCTGGGCGTACAGTTCCTCGCCGTAGGCGATGATTTCCGCTTTGGCGCTGGTCGCCAGGGGGATTTCTTGTTATTACAGAAGGCTGGGGCGGAGTACGGTTTTGATGTCACCAGCACCCAAACCTTCTGCGAAGGCGGCGTGCGTATCAGCAGCACCGCGGTGCGTCAGGCACTGGCCGACGATGACCTCGCGCAGGCGGAAAACCTGCTGGGGCATCCGTTCACTATCTCCGGCCGCGTCGTCCACGGCGACGAGCTGGGGCGCACCATCGGTTTCCCGACGGCGAATTTACCGCTGCGTCGTCAGGTTTCCCCGGTGAAAGGGGTCTTTGCGGTAGAAGTGACAGGGCTCGGCGATATGCCTTTACCCGGCGTCGCCAACATTGGCACCCGTCCGACGGTTTCCGGCGTGCGTCAGCAGCTGGAAGTTCACCTTCTGGACGTTGTAATGGACCTCTACGGTCGCCATATAGATGTAATACTGCGTAAAAAAATACGTAACGAGCAGCGATTTGCATCGCTGGATGAGTTAAAAGCGCAAATCGCGCGTGATGAGTTAACGGCCCGCGAGTTCTTTGGGCTCACCAGGTAG